In one window of Haloprofundus halophilus DNA:
- the tbsP gene encoding transcriptional regulator TbsP, whose translation MASNLLEEQIEDILSAALEDADDELFVVDPSAEAVEELIAVATSVDTDLPTIRMVADEGILKDVMGDFIVASNAADLIDAGALSMRTIDEEIDNALLVTSDAVMALVTANDRVAALTTEDAEFVDAAFETYETLWEESPDFKLRTPPISRVRDTLGTEIGDQAESDFDAVLASLETARGDGDGLDEVTISLLVAAKNDVLLYDISKWGEDVGIASKATFSRTKTKLEDMGLIDTEKVPIDVGRPRLRLKLGDDRLRGASGDELASVAMSMLN comes from the coding sequence ATGGCCTCGAATTTACTCGAAGAACAGATAGAGGATATTCTCAGCGCCGCGCTGGAAGACGCAGACGACGAACTGTTCGTCGTCGACCCGTCGGCCGAAGCGGTCGAGGAGCTCATCGCCGTCGCTACTTCGGTAGACACGGACCTGCCGACCATCCGGATGGTCGCCGACGAAGGAATCCTGAAAGACGTGATGGGCGACTTCATCGTCGCCAGCAACGCCGCCGACCTCATCGACGCGGGCGCGCTCTCGATGCGCACCATCGACGAGGAGATCGACAACGCGTTGCTCGTCACCAGCGACGCCGTGATGGCGCTGGTCACCGCGAACGACCGCGTCGCCGCGCTGACGACCGAAGACGCCGAGTTCGTCGACGCCGCCTTCGAGACGTACGAGACGCTCTGGGAGGAGTCGCCCGACTTCAAACTCCGCACGCCCCCGATTTCGCGCGTCCGCGACACGCTCGGAACCGAGATCGGCGACCAGGCGGAGTCGGACTTCGACGCCGTCCTCGCCTCGCTCGAAACCGCGCGCGGTGACGGCGACGGTCTCGACGAAGTCACCATCAGCCTCCTCGTCGCGGCGAAGAACGACGTCCTGCTGTACGACATCTCGAAGTGGGGCGAAGACGTCGGCATCGCCTCGAAGGCGACGTTCTCGCGCACGAAGACGAAGCTCGAAGACATGGGCCTCATCGACACGGAGAAGGTCCCCATCGACGTCGGTCGCCCGCGCCTCCGCCTCAAACTCGGCGACGACCGACTCCGCGGCGCCAGCGGCGACGAACTCGCCAGCGTCGCGATGAGCATGCTCAACTAA
- the trmB gene encoding HTH-type sugar sensing transcriptional regulator TrmB codes for MVDDLRLTMERVGERFNLGEYEIDAYLAVLEHGQLTASEIADRTDIPQPRVYDTVRSLADRGLVELRESRPMKIVAVDPENAFGNFRDSFTEMVEELGARYTAPARETEAVSLVKSRSTILRYIEEIIDSAEFELVLSLTPDLLQRFHEDLVAATDDGVSIDLLVTPASQAPDPAEFDYADVCTIARTRRGITTPVLAVADGEYSIYATQDALRDDRDRYGVIFNRSALGFLVSGFFGTVLWTTAETLTADGKNRPFPRRYASIRRAVKDIRDLDGEFYATVEGRDIETGDPVVVEGRVVDLAFEDTEEVASLVVETEDGPVHVGGLVAALEDVEGQDIRIGREEPPGRAERLRDGAQRADDD; via the coding sequence ATGGTCGACGACCTCCGACTCACGATGGAGCGTGTCGGCGAGCGCTTCAACCTCGGCGAGTACGAGATTGACGCGTACCTCGCCGTCTTGGAACACGGGCAACTGACCGCGAGCGAAATCGCCGACCGGACCGACATCCCGCAACCGCGGGTGTACGACACGGTTCGGAGCCTCGCCGACCGGGGACTCGTCGAACTCCGGGAGTCGCGGCCGATGAAGATCGTCGCGGTCGACCCCGAGAACGCCTTCGGCAACTTCCGGGACTCGTTCACCGAGATGGTCGAGGAACTCGGCGCGCGCTACACCGCCCCCGCACGCGAGACGGAGGCCGTCTCGCTCGTCAAATCGCGGTCGACGATTCTCCGCTACATCGAGGAGATCATCGACTCCGCCGAGTTCGAACTCGTGCTCTCGCTGACGCCGGACCTGCTCCAGCGCTTTCACGAGGATCTGGTCGCGGCGACCGACGACGGCGTGAGCATCGACCTGCTCGTCACGCCCGCCTCGCAAGCGCCCGACCCCGCGGAGTTCGACTACGCGGACGTCTGTACCATCGCACGAACCCGCCGAGGTATCACGACGCCCGTCTTGGCCGTCGCCGACGGCGAGTACTCCATCTACGCGACGCAGGACGCCCTCCGCGACGACCGCGACCGCTACGGCGTCATCTTCAACCGCTCGGCGCTCGGCTTTCTGGTCTCCGGCTTCTTCGGGACCGTCCTCTGGACGACGGCGGAGACGCTCACCGCCGACGGGAAGAACCGCCCCTTCCCCCGGCGCTACGCCTCGATTCGCCGCGCGGTGAAGGATATCCGCGACCTCGACGGCGAGTTTTACGCGACCGTCGAGGGCCGCGACATCGAGACCGGCGACCCGGTCGTCGTCGAGGGCCGAGTCGTCGACCTCGCCTTCGAGGACACCGAGGAAGTCGCCTCGCTCGTCGTCGAAACCGAGGACGGACCCGTCCACGTCGGCGGGCTGGTCGCGGCGCTCGAAGACGTCGAAGGTCAGGACATCCGCATCGGTCGCGAGGAGCCGCCGGGACGCGCCGAGCGACTCCGCGACGGCGCACAGCGCGCAGACGACGACTGA
- a CDS encoding proteasome assembly chaperone family protein translates to MAASQPTPRPTLDFHVTHETEPSETLLAGFSTFGLAGLTAVDYLVDHLELEQTGHITAAGLPAITPFENGRPRHHTRLFSRSDIDLTVLVSELFVPAAAGKMFSDAILDWTETANVEEVAILSGVPVPHGPEQHRTFYIATDDYRESRLAGTEVPPMGNGFLDGTNAAFVERGLSSPLGVCVYVTPVHAQVPDVEAALRLLDTVDEVYDLGVDTGPLEAFAERVRQYYGELAERIETRESDTAEDRMYM, encoded by the coding sequence ATGGCCGCTTCGCAACCGACTCCACGACCGACGTTGGACTTCCACGTCACGCACGAAACCGAACCCAGCGAAACGCTCCTGGCGGGCTTTTCGACGTTCGGCCTCGCCGGGCTCACCGCCGTCGACTACCTCGTCGACCACCTCGAACTGGAACAGACGGGCCACATCACCGCCGCCGGTCTCCCCGCCATCACGCCGTTCGAGAACGGTCGACCCCGGCACCACACGCGACTGTTCTCCCGGTCGGACATCGACCTCACCGTGCTCGTCAGCGAACTGTTCGTCCCGGCGGCGGCGGGAAAGATGTTCTCGGACGCGATTCTCGACTGGACGGAGACCGCGAACGTCGAGGAAGTCGCCATTCTCTCGGGCGTACCGGTTCCGCACGGCCCCGAGCAGCACCGAACCTTCTACATCGCTACCGACGACTACCGGGAGTCCCGGCTCGCCGGAACCGAGGTTCCGCCGATGGGTAACGGCTTCCTCGACGGGACGAACGCGGCGTTCGTCGAACGCGGCCTCTCCTCGCCGCTCGGCGTCTGCGTCTACGTCACGCCGGTCCACGCGCAGGTCCCCGACGTAGAAGCCGCCTTGCGGCTGCTCGACACCGTCGACGAGGTGTACGACCTCGGCGTCGACACCGGTCCGCTCGAAGCGTTCGCAGAGCGCGTCCGACAGTACTACGGCGAACTGGCCGAGCGCATCGAGACCCGCGAGAGCGACACGGCCGAAGACCGAATGTACATGTAG
- a CDS encoding mechanosensitive ion channel family protein gives MIAGRVPAVPPVVLQQTTTPDGSESTAEGVGKLLASLVPEWLQQIPGWRFALALLILLAGVYLSKLVVRLLGRPVAKRFARQSVAQLVLSGIRVLVVILSMFVALGAYNVTFPDIFVFGTVFTAVVGIVLAPIIGSVINGLFILADQPYEIGDMIELDSGERGFVEEITIRYTKMFTLDNTFLVLPNSSIRERDVVNHSAEDKRTRLTLNVVVTYESDVETARRLIERAARNCEDVIEGGPAIRIGSARYPAKPTCYLDEYGDHGIVLTLRYWAKQPYKLLTVRSKVQTRIKTQFEESDATLEFAYPHQHLVFDETSGTANVNVDTGNWRSLPGDGERISNAEDPSGRNT, from the coding sequence ATGATAGCGGGTCGAGTACCGGCGGTTCCGCCCGTCGTCCTCCAGCAGACGACCACCCCCGACGGCTCCGAGAGCACCGCAGAGGGCGTCGGTAAGCTCCTCGCCAGTCTCGTCCCCGAGTGGCTCCAGCAGATTCCGGGCTGGCGGTTCGCCCTCGCGCTGCTCATCCTCCTGGCCGGCGTCTACCTCTCGAAACTCGTCGTCCGACTGCTCGGTCGTCCCGTCGCAAAGCGGTTCGCTCGCCAGAGCGTCGCGCAGCTGGTGCTCTCGGGCATCAGGGTCCTCGTCGTCATCCTCTCGATGTTCGTCGCGCTCGGCGCGTACAACGTCACCTTCCCCGACATCTTCGTCTTCGGGACCGTGTTCACTGCGGTGGTCGGTATCGTCCTCGCGCCCATCATCGGCAGCGTCATCAACGGGCTGTTCATCCTCGCCGACCAGCCGTACGAGATCGGCGACATGATCGAACTCGACAGCGGCGAGCGCGGCTTCGTCGAGGAGATAACGATTCGGTACACGAAGATGTTCACCCTCGACAACACCTTCCTCGTGCTGCCGAACTCCTCGATCCGCGAACGCGACGTCGTCAACCACTCCGCGGAGGACAAACGGACGCGACTCACGCTCAACGTCGTGGTCACCTACGAGTCGGACGTCGAGACGGCGCGACGACTCATCGAACGGGCGGCGCGGAACTGCGAGGACGTCATCGAGGGGGGTCCCGCCATCCGCATCGGCAGCGCCCGTTACCCGGCGAAACCGACGTGCTACCTCGACGAGTACGGCGACCACGGTATCGTCCTGACGCTGCGTTACTGGGCGAAACAGCCGTACAAGCTTCTCACCGTTCGCTCGAAGGTCCAGACGCGAATCAAGACGCAGTTCGAGGAGTCCGACGCGACGCTGGAGTTCGCCTACCCGCACCAGCACCTCGTCTTCGACGAGACCAGCGGCACGGCGAACGTGAACGTCGACACCGGGAACTGGCGGTCGCTCCCCGGCGACGGCGAGCGCATCTCGAACGCCGAGGACCCCTCCGGGCGGAACACCTGA
- a CDS encoding carbohydrate ABC transporter permease, which produces MGSEPQTGDSTTIGTGGDRELTRGPFSRWVSSSIKNPERTYRAMFYVLTTFFLLTTLFPFYWLLVLSLTPPRALQNVGLYPPGGTLNFESFIVVFQRVPFHIFMFNSFVLGILTTVIVLLLASLAGYVFGRLRFPGRGPLMLAILAISYFPPAAFLLPLYNLFTGNVAVGIPGTGLAVGFPELYNTPGAMVLPFSALFMPLSIFILTTFYGQIPDGLEDAARVEGTTRLGALFRVIIPLSAPGVATAGVLTFISVYNEFFFSFLMNNGEPGSWAPLVAGIIGLQGQYDTPYHLMAAASIIGVLPVAILVIVAQEKIVSGLTAGALKE; this is translated from the coding sequence ATGGGAAGCGAACCACAGACCGGCGACTCGACGACCATCGGCACCGGCGGCGACCGCGAACTGACGCGCGGGCCGTTCAGCCGCTGGGTCAGCAGTTCGATAAAGAACCCCGAGCGGACGTACCGTGCGATGTTCTACGTCCTGACCACGTTCTTCCTGCTCACGACGCTGTTCCCGTTCTACTGGCTGCTCGTGCTGTCGCTGACGCCGCCGCGGGCGCTGCAGAACGTCGGGCTCTACCCGCCGGGCGGGACGCTCAACTTCGAGTCGTTCATCGTCGTGTTCCAGCGCGTGCCGTTCCACATCTTCATGTTCAACAGCTTCGTGTTGGGCATCCTGACGACGGTCATCGTCCTGCTGCTGGCGAGCCTCGCGGGCTACGTCTTCGGTCGCCTCCGGTTCCCCGGACGCGGACCGTTGATGCTCGCCATCCTCGCCATCTCGTACTTCCCGCCGGCGGCGTTCCTGCTGCCGCTGTACAACCTCTTCACGGGGAACGTGGCCGTCGGCATCCCCGGAACGGGTCTCGCCGTCGGTTTCCCGGAGCTGTACAACACGCCGGGAGCGATGGTGTTGCCGTTCAGCGCGCTGTTCATGCCGCTATCGATCTTCATCCTCACGACCTTCTACGGGCAGATTCCCGACGGGTTGGAGGACGCCGCCCGCGTCGAAGGAACGACGCGACTCGGCGCGCTGTTCCGCGTCATCATTCCGCTGTCGGCGCCCGGTGTGGCGACGGCGGGCGTGCTCACGTTCATCAGCGTCTACAACGAGTTCTTCTTCTCGTTTTTGATGAACAACGGCGAACCCGGAAGCTGGGCCCCGCTCGTCGCGGGCATCATCGGCTTGCAGGGGCAGTACGACACGCCGTACCACCTGATGGCGGCGGCGAGTATCATCGGCGTGCTGCCGGTGGCCATCCTGGTCATCGTCGCACAGGAGAAAATCGTCAGCGGGCTCACGGCAGGAGCACTCAAGGAGTAA
- a CDS encoding YcaO-like family protein: protein MHVGLVGSGPAAESLRAAFADIDAQVSETTPSSLADFDVGAVVAPAGSDAFARANDLADRWVAVEIGGVGGHPLSALDASVSVFDAESGCFRCLRARVSSNLDDDVTADRPRGDRAAVRLAGAVAGRRAVSLLSGDGVAGTVVELPGPEREFHPVPGCDCAAPRDRTLSFAHRDADLDDSLARAERALDDRVGLVRSVGERESFPVPYYFAQTADTTVFSDARAAEFAAGADADWNPAFMKALGEALERYCAGVYRSGEFVTAPETNRANPVSPRRFVRPDGRETAGRDEAIQWVEGTDLDSREAVSLPAEFVQFPPPTERHKPAITTGLGLGNSTVEACLSGLYEVLERDATMLAWYSTFDPLELVVDDDGFEALVGRARAESLSVTPLLVTQDVDVPVVAVAVHRGGASAERGEDGAAAWPRFALGSGANLDATAAARSALAEALQNWTELRSMGPERAAGESGAIGEYADFPRAARRFVDAAGRVRADDVGTAELSGTEELEAVVSRASAAGLDTYAARVTTPDVAALGFEAVRVVAPEAQPLFTGETFFGERARRVPADLGFEAQLDAPFHPYP, encoded by the coding sequence ATGCACGTCGGTCTCGTCGGCTCGGGTCCCGCCGCGGAGTCGCTTCGCGCCGCGTTCGCGGACATCGACGCACAGGTCTCGGAAACGACACCCAGCTCCCTCGCCGACTTCGACGTCGGTGCCGTCGTCGCGCCCGCCGGAAGCGACGCGTTCGCGCGGGCGAACGACCTCGCCGACCGCTGGGTCGCCGTCGAGATCGGCGGCGTCGGGGGCCACCCCCTCTCCGCGCTCGACGCCTCTGTCTCCGTGTTCGACGCCGAATCGGGGTGTTTCCGCTGCCTCCGCGCGCGCGTCTCCTCGAACCTCGACGACGACGTGACGGCCGACCGCCCCCGCGGCGACAGGGCGGCGGTCCGCCTCGCCGGTGCCGTCGCGGGTCGGCGCGCCGTCTCGCTGCTCTCGGGCGACGGCGTCGCGGGAACCGTGGTCGAACTACCCGGCCCCGAACGGGAGTTCCACCCGGTTCCGGGCTGTGACTGCGCCGCTCCCCGCGACCGGACGCTCTCGTTCGCTCACCGCGACGCCGACCTCGACGACTCGCTCGCGCGGGCCGAGCGGGCGCTCGACGACCGGGTCGGCCTCGTCCGCAGCGTCGGCGAGCGCGAGTCGTTCCCGGTGCCGTACTACTTCGCACAGACCGCGGACACGACCGTCTTCTCGGACGCCCGGGCGGCCGAGTTCGCCGCCGGCGCCGACGCCGACTGGAACCCGGCGTTCATGAAAGCGCTCGGCGAGGCGTTAGAGCGCTACTGTGCGGGCGTCTACCGAAGCGGGGAGTTCGTCACCGCCCCGGAGACGAACCGCGCGAACCCGGTTTCGCCGCGGCGGTTCGTCCGCCCCGATGGGCGGGAGACGGCGGGTCGAGACGAGGCGATTCAGTGGGTCGAGGGGACCGACCTCGACTCCCGAGAGGCCGTCTCGCTCCCGGCGGAGTTCGTCCAGTTCCCGCCGCCGACCGAACGGCACAAGCCCGCCATCACGACCGGTCTCGGCCTCGGCAACTCGACGGTCGAAGCCTGCCTCTCGGGACTGTACGAGGTGCTCGAACGCGACGCGACGATGCTCGCGTGGTACTCGACGTTCGACCCGCTGGAACTCGTCGTCGACGACGACGGGTTCGAGGCGCTCGTCGGCCGCGCACGCGCGGAGTCGCTGTCGGTGACGCCGCTCCTGGTGACGCAGGACGTCGACGTCCCGGTCGTCGCCGTCGCGGTCCATCGCGGCGGTGCGAGTGCCGAGAGGGGGGAAGACGGAGCGGCCGCGTGGCCGCGCTTCGCCCTCGGCTCCGGGGCGAATCTGGACGCCACGGCGGCCGCTCGCTCGGCGCTCGCGGAGGCGCTGCAGAACTGGACCGAACTCCGTTCGATGGGTCCCGAACGGGCGGCCGGCGAGAGCGGCGCTATCGGCGAGTACGCCGACTTCCCGCGGGCGGCGCGTCGGTTCGTCGACGCCGCCGGCCGGGTACGCGCCGACGACGTGGGGACCGCCGAGCTGTCGGGTACCGAAGAGCTCGAAGCGGTCGTCTCGCGGGCGTCCGCCGCGGGTCTCGACACCTACGCTGCGCGGGTCACGACGCCCGACGTGGCGGCGCTCGGGTTCGAGGCGGTCAGAGTCGTCGCCCCGGAGGCGCAGCCGCTCTTTACGGGCGAAACGTTCTTCGGCGAGCGAGCGCGCCGAGTGCCGGCGGACCTCGGATTCGAGGCGCAGTTGGACGCGCCGTTCCATCCGTATCCGTAG
- a CDS encoding carbohydrate ABC transporter permease, with protein sequence MENLSETAYAYLLLVPALILLLVIAVYPLVTTFWMSLFADALSGSANLGQFVGINNYVELLTNQRSYALPSAFMPTSLTPNGIFASALGVTLIFTFVSVFFETIIGFGQALVLDQEFRGRRWVRVAIIIPWAVPIVIQGMIFYLLFQPGIGFLIGTSDNPTLLNQLTWIGTTPLANTVDATTIIIVADIWKTSAFMALLILAGLQSIDRSLYDVAKVAGASKWQQFKMITLPLIMPTVLVAMLFRTIAAMRVYGIIETTSACTTVPSLSCLVVTSFNQRAYGTAASVAFITAAIIGIAVSVYIVKFADAEGGGF encoded by the coding sequence ATGGAAAACCTGAGCGAGACGGCGTACGCGTACTTGCTGCTCGTGCCAGCGCTGATACTGCTGCTGGTAATCGCAGTGTACCCGCTCGTCACGACGTTCTGGATGTCGCTGTTCGCCGACGCGTTGTCGGGTTCGGCTAATCTCGGTCAGTTCGTCGGTATCAACAACTACGTCGAACTCCTGACGAACCAACGAAGCTACGCGCTCCCGTCGGCGTTCATGCCCACGTCGCTGACGCCGAACGGGATATTCGCGAGCGCCCTCGGCGTGACGCTGATATTCACGTTCGTGAGCGTCTTCTTCGAGACGATCATCGGATTCGGACAGGCGCTCGTCCTCGACCAGGAGTTCCGCGGTCGGCGCTGGGTTCGCGTCGCCATCATCATCCCGTGGGCGGTGCCCATCGTCATCCAGGGGATGATCTTCTACCTGCTGTTCCAGCCCGGAATCGGTTTCCTCATCGGCACGAGCGACAACCCGACGCTGCTCAATCAACTCACGTGGATCGGGACGACGCCGCTGGCGAACACGGTGGACGCGACGACTATCATCATCGTCGCCGACATCTGGAAAACGTCGGCGTTCATGGCGTTGCTCATCCTCGCCGGGTTGCAGAGTATCGACCGCTCGCTGTACGACGTCGCGAAGGTCGCCGGCGCGTCGAAGTGGCAGCAGTTCAAGATGATCACGCTGCCGCTCATCATGCCGACGGTTCTGGTTGCGATGCTGTTCCGCACCATCGCGGCGATGCGCGTCTACGGCATCATCGAGACGACGTCGGCCTGTACGACGGTGCCGTCGCTGTCGTGTCTGGTCGTCACGAGCTTCAACCAACGCGCGTACGGGACCGCGGCGTCCGTCGCGTTCATCACAGCCGCCATCATCGGCATCGCGGTGTCCGTCTACATCGTGAAGTTCGCCGACGCTGAAGGAGGTGGATTCTGA
- a CDS encoding aldo/keto reductase — MTEMEYTKLGTTGLEVSRFCLGCMNFGSDAEWMMDDEEASIELIHRALDLGINFLDTANVYSRGESEEIVGKAIEGRNRDELVVATKVFGEMGDYPNGQGLSRKHILDQAEASLERLGTDYIDLYQIHRWDDETPIEETLSALDHLVETGKVRYIGASTMTSYQFTKALYKSDIEDYERFTCMQPEYNAVDRHEEANLLPVCEGEGIGVIPWSPLAGGFLTGKYERDGDIEEGLRADTDEYTQDRFTDENWAVLDEIRGIADEKGVSPVQVSLAWLLHKPVVTAPIIGPRSIDHLEENVEALDVSLTDAEMERIESPKTPHWPVEHKN, encoded by the coding sequence ATGACGGAGATGGAGTACACGAAACTCGGAACTACGGGACTCGAAGTGTCCCGGTTCTGTCTCGGCTGTATGAACTTCGGGTCGGACGCGGAGTGGATGATGGACGACGAGGAGGCGAGCATCGAGCTCATCCACCGCGCGCTGGACCTCGGTATCAACTTCCTCGACACCGCGAACGTCTACTCGCGCGGCGAGAGCGAGGAGATAGTCGGGAAGGCCATCGAGGGGCGTAACCGCGACGAACTGGTCGTCGCCACCAAAGTGTTCGGCGAGATGGGCGACTACCCGAACGGACAGGGACTCTCCCGAAAACACATCCTCGACCAGGCGGAGGCGAGTCTGGAGCGCCTGGGAACCGACTACATCGACCTCTACCAGATTCACCGCTGGGACGACGAGACGCCCATCGAGGAGACGCTGTCGGCGCTCGACCACCTCGTCGAGACGGGCAAAGTGCGCTACATCGGCGCGAGCACGATGACCAGCTACCAGTTCACGAAGGCGCTGTACAAGAGCGATATCGAGGACTACGAGCGCTTCACCTGCATGCAGCCGGAGTACAACGCCGTGGATCGCCACGAGGAGGCGAATCTCCTACCCGTTTGCGAGGGCGAAGGTATCGGTGTCATCCCGTGGTCACCGCTGGCGGGCGGTTTCCTGACCGGGAAGTACGAGCGCGACGGCGACATCGAAGAGGGACTCCGTGCTGACACCGACGAGTACACGCAGGACCGCTTTACCGACGAGAACTGGGCGGTACTCGACGAGATTCGCGGCATCGCCGACGAGAAGGGGGTCTCGCCGGTACAGGTGTCGCTCGCGTGGTTGCTGCACAAACCGGTCGTCACCGCGCCCATCATCGGTCCGCGGAGCATCGACCACCTCGAAGAGAACGTCGAGGCGCTCGACGTGAGCCTCACCGACGCGGAAATGGAGCGAATCGAATCGCCGAAGACGCCCCACTGGCCGGTCGAACATAAAAATTGA
- a CDS encoding extracellular solute-binding protein, with protein sequence MVDADSRDKSKRRSGVSRRRFVQAAGTSGVALGLAGCIQSQDDGGNGGGNDSGGNGSAEQLDPGAVDNEVTVQWAADSRVADNVDRITEALRNAGLPENISIDILGGSQVTDDRQNQYQTWLNSGQEEPTLLMTDSGWTIPFIVRDQLQNLSQSLPSDWISQVNDNYFGASVETAKHPDSDDLYAIPLFPDFPTIQYRKDLVTDAGYDPEGQNWATESMTWQDFNNMIADVVSQNDDVEMGFNFQAASYEGLSCCDFNEFITGWGGAYFGDHSNLFGPVGDRPITVNEEPVLQSIRMIRTFIHGQDDEHSLDGYQKISPEAVLQWQEDPSKAPFDNGNAVALRNWPYSIVENGAEENYGEDLGVMPIPYAVTPDEAEYEGTGGPSAALGGWHISMNPNSSTEKKNAAAAVIQTMMTDEFNLAMFEILGWIPPKPELLNSDRAAEVPVIGRYLEQLRVAGENAVPRPVTAVWSQQSDQIAQEVNSTYAQQKAPEDAMSSLESTLEQIEQNA encoded by the coding sequence ATGGTCGATGCTGACTCACGTGACAAGTCGAAGCGGCGAAGTGGTGTCTCCCGACGACGGTTCGTGCAGGCTGCCGGTACGTCCGGCGTCGCACTCGGCCTCGCCGGATGTATTCAGAGCCAGGACGACGGTGGCAACGGCGGTGGCAACGACAGCGGCGGGAACGGGAGCGCCGAACAACTCGACCCGGGTGCAGTGGACAACGAAGTCACCGTCCAGTGGGCGGCGGACTCCCGCGTCGCGGACAACGTCGACCGCATCACCGAGGCCCTGCGGAACGCCGGGTTGCCGGAGAACATCTCCATCGACATCCTCGGCGGGTCGCAGGTGACCGACGACCGGCAGAACCAGTATCAGACGTGGCTCAACTCCGGACAGGAGGAGCCGACGCTCCTGATGACCGACAGCGGGTGGACGATTCCGTTCATCGTCCGCGACCAACTGCAGAACCTCAGTCAATCGCTGCCGAGCGACTGGATATCGCAGGTCAACGACAACTACTTCGGTGCGAGCGTCGAGACGGCGAAACACCCCGACTCGGACGACCTGTACGCGATTCCGCTGTTCCCCGACTTCCCGACGATCCAGTACCGGAAGGACCTCGTCACCGACGCCGGCTACGACCCCGAGGGACAGAACTGGGCGACCGAGTCGATGACGTGGCAGGACTTCAACAACATGATCGCCGACGTCGTCTCGCAGAACGACGACGTCGAGATGGGCTTCAACTTCCAGGCGGCGTCCTACGAGGGACTGTCGTGCTGTGACTTCAACGAGTTCATCACCGGCTGGGGCGGCGCGTACTTCGGCGACCACAGCAACCTGTTCGGTCCGGTCGGCGACCGGCCCATCACCGTCAACGAGGAGCCCGTTCTGCAGTCCATCCGGATGATCCGGACGTTCATCCACGGGCAGGACGACGAGCACTCGCTCGACGGCTACCAGAAGATCTCGCCCGAGGCCGTCCTCCAGTGGCAGGAGGACCCCTCGAAGGCGCCGTTCGACAACGGCAACGCGGTCGCGCTCCGCAACTGGCCGTACTCCATCGTCGAGAACGGCGCGGAGGAGAACTACGGCGAGGACCTCGGCGTGATGCCGATTCCGTACGCCGTGACGCCGGACGAAGCCGAGTACGAGGGCACCGGCGGTCCCTCGGCCGCGCTCGGCGGCTGGCACATCTCGATGAACCCGAACTCGAGCACCGAGAAGAAGAACGCCGCCGCGGCCGTCATTCAGACGATGATGACCGACGAGTTCAACCTCGCGATGTTCGAGATTCTCGGGTGGATCCCGCCGAAACCGGAACTGCTCAACTCCGACCGCGCGGCGGAGGTGCCCGTCATCGGCCGCTACCTCGAACAGCTTCGCGTCGCCGGTGAGAACGCCGTTCCGCGACCGGTCACGGCCGTCTGGTCCCAGCAGTCCGATCAGATCGCCCAGGAGGTCAACTCCACGTACGCCCAGCAGAAGGCGCCCGAGGACGCGATGTCGAGTCTGGAGTCCACCCTCGAGCAGATCGAACAGAACGCCTAA